Proteins encoded within one genomic window of Setaria italica strain Yugu1 chromosome IV, Setaria_italica_v2.0, whole genome shotgun sequence:
- the LOC101781073 gene encoding E3 ubiquitin-protein ligase makorin, whose amino-acid sequence MSTNRVLCKFFMHGACLKGEYCEFSHDWKDQANNVCTFYQKGACSYGSRCRYDHVKVSRNPTVLPPPPSSSTARLASTSRQLLSSSHLPHTGHQTDSSNQRNQISVDMLAHPTSKPAWSNDFQHVVSEDEIDWSSNQTLQNQTKLKPSDLPICSFAAAGNCPYGEGCPQMHGDLCTTCGKMCLHPYRSDEREEHIKLCAKNHKRLEALKRSQEIECSVCLDRVLSKPTAAERKFGLLSECDHPFCIACIRNWRSNSPASGMDVNSALRACPICRKLSYYVIPSVLWYFSKEEKEEITESYKSKLKSIDCKYFDFGTGSCPFGTSCFYRHAYRDGRLEEVVLRHLDADDGSTVIAKNIRLSDFLSRMHL is encoded by the exons ATGTCGACGAATAG GGTTCTTTGCAAGTTCTTCATGCATGGAGCTTGCTTGAAAGGAGAGTACTGTGAGTTCTCCCACGACTGGAAAGACCAAGCGAATAAC GTTTGCACATTCTACCAGAAAGGTGCATGCTCATATGGTAGCCGTTGCAGATATGACCATGTCAAAGTTTCTCGTAACCCTACAgtgctgccgccaccaccatcgtCAAGTACTGCAAGACTTGCATCTACATCTCGTCAACTTTTAAGTTCCAGTCATCTTCCTCACACAGGACACCAAACAGATTCAAGCAACCAAAGAAATCAGATATCTGTGGATATGCTGGCACATCCTACCAGTAAGCCTGCATGGAGTAATGATTTTCAACATGTTGTTTCAGAGGATGAAATTGACTGGTCCTCTAACCAAACTTTGCAAAACCAGACAAAATTGAAACCTTCTGATCTGCCTATTTGTTCGTTTGCTGCTGCTGGTAATTGTCCTTATGGGGAAGGGTGCCCTCAAATGCATGGAGATCTTTGCACAACCTGTGGAAAGATGTGCTTGCATCCTTATCGTTCTGATGAGAGGGAGGAGCATATCAAGTTATGTGCGAAAAATCACAAACGCCTTGAAGCTCTGAAACGCAGCCAAGAGATAGAATGCAGTGTCTGTTTGGATCGTGTGCTATCAAAGCCTACTGCTGCTGAAAGAAAGTTTGGACTGCTATCTGAATGTGATCATCCTTTCTGTATCGCATGCATTAGAAATTGGCGTAGCAATTCTCCTGCCTCTGGTATGGATGTGAACTCAGCACTGAGGGCTTGTCCAATATGTCGCAAACTTTCGTACTATGTCATTCCAAGTGTTCTTTGGTACTTCtcgaaggaagagaaagaggaaatcACTGAAAGCTACAAATCCAAGCTCAA GTCTATTGATTGCAAGTACTTCGATTTTGGGACTGGCTCATGCCCCTTTGGTACAAGTTGTTTCTACAGG CATGCCTACAGAGATGGACGCTTGGAAGAGGTTGTACTGCGGCATCTTGATGCTGATGACGGAAGTACAGTAATTGCAAAAAATATCAG GTTGTCGGACTTCCTCAGTCGGATGCATCTTTAG